A genomic region of Thermus sp. LT1-2-5 contains the following coding sequences:
- a CDS encoding ABC transporter ATP-binding protein, which translates to MLLELKGVKKVYRMGEVAFPALKGVDLGVGEGEMLAIMGPSGSGKSTLLHILGLLDRPTEGEYRLLGRPTQDLSETERAYLRNRFVGFVFQAFFLLPRLTALENVEVPMAYAGIPPRERRRRALELLERVGLLDKAHSLPNQLSGGQRQRVAIARALALRPPLLLADEPTGALDTKTGEEILALFQELNREGTTVILVTHEPTVAEKTQRVVRVRDGEIVADERRAG; encoded by the coding sequence ATGCTCCTAGAGCTCAAGGGGGTGAAGAAGGTCTACCGCATGGGGGAGGTGGCCTTCCCCGCCCTTAAGGGGGTGGACCTAGGGGTGGGGGAGGGAGAGATGCTCGCCATCATGGGGCCTTCAGGCAGCGGCAAGAGCACCCTTCTCCACATCCTGGGCCTTCTGGACCGGCCCACGGAGGGGGAGTACCGCCTTTTGGGGAGGCCCACCCAAGACCTCTCGGAAACCGAGCGGGCTTACCTGAGGAACCGCTTTGTCGGCTTTGTCTTCCAGGCTTTCTTCCTCCTGCCCCGCCTCACCGCCTTGGAAAACGTGGAGGTGCCCATGGCCTACGCCGGCATCCCCCCGAGGGAAAGGCGGCGCAGGGCTCTAGAGCTCTTGGAGCGGGTGGGCCTCTTGGACAAGGCCCATAGCCTCCCCAACCAGCTTTCCGGGGGCCAAAGGCAGCGGGTGGCCATCGCCCGGGCCTTGGCCTTGAGGCCACCCCTTCTTCTTGCCGACGAGCCCACGGGGGCTTTGGACACCAAGACGGGGGAGGAGATCCTCGCCCTTTTCCAGGAGCTCAACCGGGAAGGCACCACGGTCATCCTGGTCACCCACGAGCCCACGGTGGCGGAGAAGACCCAAAGGGTTGTCCGGGTGCGGGATGGGGAGATTGTGGCCGACGAAAGGAGGGCAGGATGA
- a CDS encoding TolC family protein, which yields MKRILAGFFLGSLALAQSLSFQEAWQRALGQNPTYQNALLAWESAQVELRALEADPSTLILPLTQARQALALAEVQVAASRLSLLQTLLSAYTALLEAQSNDEVLKVNRVLAERNLQVAQARRQTGNATDLDVAKAEAALRSAEIALQNAKAQRPALLKALEAALGASLPGEPRLTSLPEPKILEVDLGALREGLEARLVSLVQARQALELAELQVRLADNDYTPRLTLEKAKASRDNAQKALDNARAQALSALESAYAQTQAAWSQVLTAREALANQERTFEVARRAFQAGTISRLELEQEEANLAQARHDLLVAQNAYWRSLAALSVAAGRDLVGFGEEVGR from the coding sequence ATGAAGCGGATCCTGGCGGGATTTTTCCTGGGAAGTTTAGCCTTGGCCCAGAGCCTAAGCTTTCAAGAGGCCTGGCAACGGGCCCTGGGGCAAAACCCTACCTACCAGAACGCCCTTTTGGCCTGGGAAAGCGCTCAGGTGGAGCTAAGGGCCCTGGAGGCCGATCCCAGCACGCTCATCCTCCCCCTCACCCAGGCCAGGCAAGCCTTGGCCTTGGCGGAGGTCCAGGTGGCGGCAAGCCGCCTTAGCCTCCTTCAGACCCTTCTTTCCGCCTATACTGCCCTCCTGGAGGCCCAGTCCAACGACGAGGTTCTAAAGGTCAACCGGGTTTTGGCTGAGCGGAACCTCCAGGTGGCCCAGGCCCGGCGCCAAACGGGCAACGCCACGGACCTGGACGTGGCCAAGGCGGAGGCGGCCCTAAGGAGCGCGGAGATCGCCCTCCAAAACGCCAAGGCCCAGCGGCCCGCCCTCCTCAAGGCCCTGGAGGCGGCCTTAGGAGCTTCCTTGCCGGGGGAGCCGAGGCTTACCTCCTTGCCCGAGCCTAAGATCCTGGAGGTGGACCTGGGCGCCTTGCGGGAGGGGCTCGAGGCCCGGCTGGTGAGCCTGGTTCAGGCCCGGCAGGCCCTGGAGCTCGCCGAGCTCCAGGTGCGCCTCGCCGACAACGACTACACCCCTCGCCTCACCCTGGAGAAGGCCAAGGCTAGCCGGGACAACGCTCAGAAAGCCTTGGATAACGCCCGGGCGCAGGCTCTCTCCGCTCTGGAGTCGGCCTATGCCCAGACCCAGGCCGCTTGGAGTCAGGTTCTCACTGCCCGGGAAGCCCTCGCCAACCAAGAGCGGACCTTTGAGGTGGCCCGCCGCGCCTTCCAGGCGGGGACCATAAGCCGGTTGGAGCTGGAGCAGGAGGAGGCCAACTTGGCCCAGGCCCGCCATGACCTTTTGGTGGCCCAGAACGCCTACTGGCGGTCCTTGGCTGCCTTGAGCGTGGCGGCGGGTAGGGACCTGGTGGGCTTTGGGGAGGAGGTGGGGCGATGA
- a CDS encoding efflux RND transporter periplasmic adaptor subunit — MRRWLFLLVAVVLGVLGYFLLRPKKAVPTVEAPEVYTVARGEIRVTVSGSGSLAPWQSLEVRPEVQGLLRSVVEEGTRVEKGQVVAELDPTPFQQTLESARSDLAKAEAALANAKAQGESALASLRASLKGAEVAYANAQASLATAQRNLEATRLLYQAGGASRQALLEAETAYENAKRSLENAEASLKAQREALALREAQLRADLRSQEAALAQARLALAEAEANLERTRVRAPFSGVVLSVAASPGAQVGPTATLLTLGDLSRYRLVLEVDETEIAQVKVGLPVEVSLEGLPGETFRGRVEAVSPQGEVVNNIPVFKVTVSLPFDPRLRPGMSADGEILVQELKDALVIPKRAVERVRGRAYVTLLREDGSTERVNVTLGLEDSTRVAVLEGLKEGDQVVLPRRGPGSSGTQRQGGPSGPLPLMGPGR, encoded by the coding sequence ATGAGGCGCTGGCTCTTCCTTTTGGTGGCGGTGGTTTTGGGGGTTTTGGGGTACTTCCTCCTCCGCCCCAAAAAGGCGGTTCCGACGGTGGAGGCCCCTGAGGTTTACACCGTGGCCCGGGGAGAGATCCGGGTGACGGTCTCCGGCTCGGGAAGCCTGGCCCCTTGGCAGAGCCTCGAGGTCCGCCCCGAGGTGCAAGGCCTGCTCCGCTCCGTGGTGGAGGAGGGCACCCGGGTGGAAAAGGGCCAGGTTGTGGCCGAGCTAGACCCTACCCCCTTCCAACAGACCTTGGAGAGTGCGCGGTCCGATCTGGCCAAGGCCGAGGCGGCTTTGGCCAACGCCAAGGCCCAAGGGGAAAGCGCCCTCGCCTCCCTCCGGGCTTCCCTGAAGGGCGCGGAGGTAGCCTACGCCAACGCCCAAGCCAGCCTGGCCACCGCCCAGCGGAACCTCGAGGCCACCCGCCTCCTCTACCAGGCGGGGGGTGCGAGCCGCCAAGCCCTCTTGGAGGCGGAAACCGCCTATGAAAACGCCAAGCGCTCCCTGGAAAACGCCGAGGCGAGCCTGAAGGCGCAGCGGGAAGCCTTGGCCCTGCGGGAGGCCCAGCTACGGGCCGACCTCCGCTCCCAGGAGGCCGCCTTGGCCCAGGCCCGCCTCGCCCTGGCGGAAGCCGAGGCTAACCTGGAAAGGACCCGGGTGCGGGCCCCCTTTAGCGGGGTGGTCCTTTCCGTGGCGGCAAGTCCCGGGGCCCAGGTGGGGCCCACCGCCACCCTCCTCACCCTAGGGGACCTTTCCCGCTACCGCCTTGTCCTGGAGGTGGACGAGACGGAGATCGCCCAGGTGAAGGTAGGCCTTCCCGTGGAGGTGAGCCTCGAGGGGCTCCCCGGGGAAACCTTCCGGGGCCGGGTGGAGGCCGTCAGCCCCCAAGGGGAGGTGGTGAACAACATTCCCGTGTTCAAGGTCACCGTGAGCCTTCCCTTTGACCCCCGCCTTCGCCCCGGGATGAGCGCCGATGGGGAGATCCTGGTGCAGGAGCTCAAGGATGCGCTTGTAATTCCCAAGCGGGCGGTGGAGCGGGTGAGGGGCCGGGCCTACGTCACCCTCCTTCGGGAGGATGGCTCCACGGAAAGGGTAAACGTCACCTTGGGCCTGGAGGACAGCACCCGGGTGGCGGTCCTGGAGGGCTTGAAGGAGGGCGACCAGGTGGTTTTACCTAGGAGAGGCCCAGGTAGCTCTGGTACGCAGCGGCAAGGGGGTCCCTCAGGCCCACTGCCCCTGATGGGCCCCGGGAGGTGA
- a CDS encoding HAMP domain-containing sensor histidine kinase — translation MSLRTRLALFLALAIGLALLFQGALSYVAFRRLVEGDLDRSLLFYVEALAEGRRPPRGEFAFRLVQGEVRQQSANFPELADLPPGAYWREGWRVLVLEVPGGTLSVARYDPGAAFALSRFRLALFGVGGLLTLLFALLAGRLAGAALRPLSRLTEVARRVADSTDLSLRVPPEGGGELRALAEAFNHMLERLEAFWERERRFTRDAAHELRTPVAAALAQVEAAEKGYLSREEALSAAKEELLRMKRLVEALLLLAREGRVERADLDLAELARREAEAFGVPYQGPESLPFRGDALLLAQALRNLLQNAFLHGEGKGVRLALAVAGQEALLSVVDQGPGMPEEALREAGRPFFRASRAPGEGLGLSVAKKVAEAHGGRLELLPNVPSGLVARLALPLTQG, via the coding sequence ATGAGCCTTAGGACCCGGCTGGCCCTTTTCCTCGCCCTGGCCATCGGGCTTGCCCTCCTCTTCCAGGGGGCCTTGAGCTACGTGGCCTTTCGGCGCCTGGTAGAGGGGGACCTGGACCGCTCCCTCCTCTTTTACGTGGAGGCCCTGGCCGAGGGCCGAAGGCCCCCCAGGGGCGAGTTCGCCTTCCGCTTGGTGCAGGGGGAGGTGAGGCAACAAAGCGCCAACTTCCCAGAGCTGGCCGACCTTCCCCCGGGGGCCTACTGGCGGGAGGGGTGGCGGGTCTTGGTCCTGGAGGTGCCGGGGGGCACCTTAAGCGTGGCCCGGTACGACCCCGGGGCCGCCTTCGCCCTAAGCCGCTTCCGCCTGGCCCTGTTTGGGGTGGGGGGCCTGCTTACCCTCCTCTTCGCCCTCCTCGCTGGGCGCCTGGCGGGAGCCGCCCTTAGGCCCCTTTCCCGCCTCACGGAGGTGGCGCGAAGGGTGGCGGACTCCACGGACCTCTCCCTGCGCGTGCCCCCGGAGGGTGGGGGGGAGCTTAGGGCTTTGGCCGAGGCTTTCAACCACATGCTGGAGCGCCTCGAGGCCTTTTGGGAGAGGGAGCGGCGCTTCACCCGCGACGCCGCCCACGAGCTGAGGACCCCGGTGGCGGCGGCCTTGGCCCAGGTGGAGGCGGCGGAGAAGGGGTATCTTTCCCGGGAAGAGGCCCTTTCTGCCGCCAAGGAGGAGCTTCTCCGCATGAAGCGCCTGGTGGAGGCCCTTTTGCTCCTGGCCCGGGAGGGGCGGGTGGAGCGGGCGGACCTGGACCTGGCCGAGCTGGCCCGAAGGGAGGCGGAGGCCTTCGGCGTGCCCTACCAAGGTCCGGAAAGCCTTCCCTTCCGGGGCGATGCCCTCCTCCTGGCCCAGGCCCTGAGGAACCTCCTGCAAAACGCCTTCCTGCACGGGGAGGGGAAGGGGGTGCGCCTGGCCTTGGCCGTGGCGGGCCAGGAGGCCCTCTTGTCCGTCGTGGACCAGGGCCCGGGGATGCCGGAGGAGGCCCTGCGGGAGGCGGGCCGCCCCTTCTTTAGGGCCTCGAGGGCCCCCGGGGAAGGCCTTGGCCTATCCGTGGCCAAGAAGGTGGCGGAGGCCCACGGGGGGAGGCTGGAGCTCCTGCCCAACGTCCCCTCTGGCCTCGTGGCCCGCTTGGCCCTCCCCCTAACCCAAGGCTAA
- a CDS encoding response regulator transcription factor — MQVLLLEDEPRLGRAVAGALAAQGYGVRWVEGLEAAREAFLELEPDLLVLDVRLPEDPDGGFRFAQEAREAGYKGPILFLTARDALEDRVLGLDLGGDDYLVKPFHLEELLARVRALLRRASEVKESRVRLGALEVDLAARAVYVGGRRVDLSLKEFALLELFLLHPERVFAPEEVAEKVFGDGEKVGAVKVYVHYLQQKLYPQVVRTVPGGYRLGDEP; from the coding sequence GTGCAGGTGCTCCTCTTGGAGGACGAGCCCCGCCTGGGCCGGGCGGTGGCGGGGGCCTTGGCCGCCCAGGGGTACGGGGTGCGCTGGGTGGAGGGCCTCGAGGCGGCCCGGGAGGCCTTCTTGGAGCTGGAGCCCGACCTCCTGGTCCTGGACGTCCGCCTCCCCGAGGACCCCGACGGGGGCTTCCGCTTCGCCCAGGAGGCGCGGGAGGCGGGTTACAAGGGGCCCATCCTCTTCCTCACGGCCCGGGACGCCCTGGAAGACCGCGTCTTGGGCCTGGACCTGGGCGGGGACGACTACCTGGTGAAGCCCTTTCACCTGGAGGAGCTTTTGGCCCGGGTGCGGGCCCTCCTGCGCCGGGCCTCGGAGGTGAAGGAAAGCCGGGTGCGCCTGGGGGCTTTAGAGGTGGACCTGGCGGCGCGGGCGGTCTACGTGGGGGGCAGGCGGGTGGACCTCTCCCTCAAGGAGTTTGCCCTCTTGGAGCTTTTCCTCCTCCACCCGGAGCGGGTCTTCGCCCCGGAGGAGGTGGCGGAGAAGGTCTTCGGGGACGGGGAGAAGGTGGGGGCGGTGAAGGTGTACGTGCACTACCTGCAGCAGAAGCTCTATCCCCAGGTGGTGCGCACCGTGCCCGGGGGGTATCGGCTTGGGGATGAGCCTTAG
- a CDS encoding TolC family protein has product MKPRVWMVFILLSALAQGVDLRARVRESPGYQALLLQRAQAEASWEAAQKGLAPTLFPQGSYSRSPLGQESLALGLGGSLALPWGQGQEALRNAEIAYRQALADLLSQENALFQTALTQYLDAYLAALDRELAQKRLAWREAQLQAVRDQREKGQATFQDLLEAEGNLAEAQAEALRAELAFSLAQARLRGTLGQEVELVPLPLPTEVPALEAALARRDRRPDVLKARLAVAEAEEALAQARRDRFFPEVTLGLTAQEGAAAFTLGLNLKAGTLSYGGQYAFLGQGAGGVSFQVQASLPLLSPGQDAQLSLKEKALAQAQLALKSAERAAELDLRAKHQALQQAQAQVEVASKALRAAENSWEVAKGRLQAGTGTILEVMQAEVGLLQARRTLEGAKAAFLQAYYALLDAMGESLVGGAE; this is encoded by the coding sequence ATGAAGCCCAGGGTATGGATGGTGTTTATCCTCCTGTCTGCCCTAGCCCAAGGGGTGGACCTGAGGGCTCGGGTGCGGGAAAGCCCGGGTTACCAGGCCCTTCTCCTGCAAAGGGCTCAGGCCGAGGCCAGCTGGGAGGCCGCGCAGAAGGGGCTTGCCCCCACCCTCTTTCCCCAGGGGAGCTATAGCCGAAGCCCCTTGGGGCAGGAGAGCCTGGCCCTGGGTCTGGGGGGGAGTCTAGCGCTGCCTTGGGGGCAGGGTCAGGAGGCGCTCAGGAATGCGGAAATCGCTTATAGGCAGGCGCTTGCGGACCTCCTTTCCCAGGAAAACGCCCTTTTCCAGACCGCCCTAACCCAGTACCTGGACGCCTACCTGGCGGCCCTTGACCGGGAGCTAGCGCAAAAGCGCCTGGCGTGGCGGGAGGCCCAGCTTCAAGCGGTGCGGGACCAGCGGGAGAAGGGCCAGGCCACTTTTCAGGACCTCTTGGAGGCGGAGGGAAACCTGGCGGAAGCCCAGGCGGAGGCCCTGAGGGCGGAGCTTGCCTTCAGCCTGGCCCAGGCTCGGCTAAGGGGCACCTTGGGCCAGGAGGTGGAGCTGGTCCCGCTCCCCTTGCCCACGGAGGTGCCCGCCCTCGAGGCGGCTTTGGCCCGGAGAGATCGGCGGCCGGATGTGCTTAAGGCGCGGCTTGCGGTGGCGGAGGCGGAGGAGGCCTTGGCGCAGGCCCGGCGGGACCGGTTCTTCCCCGAGGTGACCTTAGGCCTCACCGCCCAGGAGGGGGCCGCTGCCTTTACCCTGGGGCTCAACCTGAAGGCGGGGACCCTCAGCTACGGGGGTCAGTACGCCTTCCTGGGCCAAGGAGCAGGAGGAGTGTCCTTCCAGGTTCAGGCGAGTCTACCCCTCCTTAGCCCGGGACAGGACGCCCAGCTTTCCCTCAAGGAGAAGGCCTTGGCCCAGGCTCAGCTTGCCCTAAAGAGCGCCGAGCGGGCCGCGGAGCTGGACCTTCGCGCCAAGCACCAGGCCCTTCAGCAGGCCCAGGCTCAGGTGGAGGTGGCGAGCAAGGCCCTAAGGGCTGCGGAGAACTCCTGGGAAGTGGCCAAAGGGCGCCTGCAAGCGGGCACGGGAACCATTCTGGAGGTTATGCAGGCGGAGGTGGGCCTCCTTCAAGCCCGCCGCACCCTCGAGGGGGCTAAGGCGGCCTTCCTCCAGGCCTATTACGCTCTGTTGGACGCCATGGGAGAAAGCCTTGTGGGAGGTGCGGAATGA